A section of the Indicator indicator isolate 239-I01 chromosome 26, UM_Iind_1.1, whole genome shotgun sequence genome encodes:
- the CHCHD10 gene encoding coiled-coil-helix-coiled-coil-helix domain-containing protein 10, mitochondrial: protein MARGSRSVSRPAAAPAPAPASPAPAAPMPAAQPAQPGLMAQMASTAAGVAVGSAVGHVVGSAITGAFSGGSSEPAKAAAPSQQPVYQQPPYGPCHYEIKQFLECATNQKDLTLCEGFNEALKQCKYSNGISALL from the exons ATGGCGCGCGGCAGCAGGAGCGTGTCGCGGCCCGCGGCGGCCCCGGCCCCCGCCCCCGCCAG CCCGGCCCCAGCGGCCCCGATGCCGGCGGCGCAGCCAGCCCAACCCGGGCTGATGGCGCAGATGGCGAGCACGGCGGCCGGCGTGGCCGTGGGCTCCGCCGTGGGACACGTCGTGGGCAGCGCCATCACCGGCGCCTTCAGCGGCGGCTCCTCCGAACCGGCCAAGGCGGCGGCTCCAAGCCAG cagcctgtgtaCCAGCAGCCGCCCTATGGACCCTGCCACTACGAGATTAAGCAGTTCCTGGAATGTGCTACCAACCAGAAGGACCTGACCTTGTGCGAGGGCTTCAACGAGGCTCTGAAGCAGTGCAAATATAGCAATG GTATTTctgctctcctgtga
- the VPREB3 gene encoding pre-B lymphocyte protein 3, with amino-acid sequence MALGFMVLLLVGMVRTASRAQPVLLQPPAVLVLPGQTARLSCTLSLPYNISEFGISWFQQRPGRISLRYLLYYNSEQDKHKPTKVPDRFSATKDLASNACILIITSARQEDNGSYYCSLSLAFKWA; translated from the exons ATGGCCCTGGGCTTCATGGTGCTGCTCCTGGTGGGGATGGTGAGGACAG CTTCCAGGGCTCAGCCCGTGCTGCTCCAGCCGCCCGCCGTGTTGGTGCTGCCTGGGCAGACAGCTCGGCTGTCCTgcaccctcagcctcccctaCAATATCAGTGAGTTTGGAATCTCCTGGTTCCAGCAACGCCCTGGGCGAATATCCCTCAGGTATTTGCTCTACTACAACTCTGAGCAAGACAAGCACAAGCCCACCAAGGTTCCTGACCGCTTCTCTGCTACCAAAGACCTCGCCAGCAATGCCTGCATCCTCATCATCACCTCTGCTCGCCAGGAGGACAACGGCAGCTACTACTGCTCCCTGTCTCTTGCCTTCAAATGGGCTTAG
- the LOC128975613 gene encoding LOW QUALITY PROTEIN: immunoglobulin superfamily DCC subclass member 3-like (The sequence of the model RefSeq protein was modified relative to this genomic sequence to represent the inferred CDS: substituted 2 bases at 2 genomic stop codons), with product MWSPEELLEFVSAGALLCPGVPEFGSSEEGGKPRLTARALLRALYERFQAERRRTPAGIPQLPLHNTEPEHSQCPRTADPAAAARRRRSTSGARGSTLTITGVQAEDEAVYYCGGYDSSSGGYGTLTITGVQAEDKAVYYCDGYDSSSGGYGSLVQAALTQPPSVSANPAQTIQISCSGTGGNAVGWYQQKVPGTAPLTVIYWSDQRPSGIPSXFSGSLSGSTGTLTITGVQLSISVASGKAVAVAMVKQSHGHPLSSPSPGSLVQAALTQPPSVSANPGQTIQISCSGSSGNYYGWFQQKVPGTAPLTVIYTNDKRPSGIPSXFSGSTSGTTGTLTITGLQAEDEAVYYCGSWDSSGSSYGVW from the exons ATGTGGAGCCCCGAGGAGCTCCTCGAGTTTGTCTCTGCAGGGgcgctgctgtgccctggggtaCCTGAGTTCGGGT CTtctgaggagggaggaaagccACGTTTAACTGCACGGGCGCTCCTGCGCGCTTTGTACGAGCGTTTTCAGGCGGAAAGGCGACGCACTCCCGCAGGAATCCCGCAGCTTCCATTACACAACACCGAGCCAGAGCACAGCCAATGCCCCCGCACTGCGGACCCAGCCGCCGCGGCCAGGCGCAGGCGCAGCACGTCAGGCGCGCGCGGGA GCACCTTAACCATCACTGGGGTCCAAGCTGAGGACGAGGCTGTCTATTACTGTGGTGGCTAcgacagcagcagtggtggctatG GCACCTTAACCATCACTGGGGTCCAAGCTGAGGACAAGGCTGTCTATTACTGTGATGGCTatgacagcagcagtggtggctatG gtTCCCTGGTCCAGGCAGCTCTGACTCAGCCACCCTCGGTGTCAGCAAACCCAGCACAAACCATCCAGATCTCCTGCTCTGGTACTGGAGGCAATGCTGTTGGCTGGTACCAGCAGAAggtccctggcactgcccctctCACTGTCATCTACTGGAGTGACCAAAGACCTTCAGGCATCCCTTCATGATTCTCTGGATCCCTGTCTGGCTCCACAGGCACCTTAACCATCACTGGGGTCCAGCTGTCTATTTCTGTGGCATCTGGGaaagcagtggcagtggctaTGGTCAAACAGAGTCATGGCCA ccctctctcctctccctctccaggTTCCCTGGTCCAGGCAGCTCTGACTCAGCCACCCTCGGTGTCAGCAAACCCAGGACAAACCATCCAgatctcctgctctgggagcagtgGCAACTACTATGGCTGGTTCCAGCAGAAggtccctggcactgcccctctCACTGTGATCTACACTAATGACAAGAGACCCTCAGGCATCCCTTCATGATTCTCTGGATCCACATCTGGCACCACAGGCACCTTAACCATCACTGGGTTGCAGGCTGAGGATGAGGCTGTCTATTACTGTGGCAGCTGggacagcagtggcagcagctatGGTGTCTGGTGA
- the LOC128975614 gene encoding immunoglobulin superfamily DCC subclass member 3-like: MAGSLVQAALTQPPSVSANPGQTIQISCSGTGGYAVGWYQQKVPGTAPLTVINYNNQRPSGIPSRFSGSASGSTGTLTITGVQAEDEAVYYCGGYDSSSGGYGSLVQAAVTQPPSVSANPGQTIQISCSGSSYGDYGWYQLKVLASGPVTVIFDSTKRLSGTLTITGVQAEDEAVYYCGGYDSSSGSLVQAALTQPPSVSATPGQTIQISCSGSGSNYGWYQQKVPGTAPLTVINYNNQRPSGIPSRFSGSKSGSTGTLTITGVQAEDEAVYYCGGYDSSSGGYGSLVQAALTQPPSVSANPGQTIQISCSGGGSYYGWYQQKVPGTAPLTVICDNTKRPSGIPSQFSGSMSGSTATLTIPGVLAEDEAVYYCGGYDSSSGAVAVTQRDVEFPWPRKL, translated from the exons ATGGCTG gTTCCCTGGTCCAGGCAGCTCTGACTCAGCCACCCTCAGTGTCAGCAAACCCAGGACAAACCATCCAGATCTCCTGCTCTGGTACTGGTGGCTATGCTGTTGGCTGGTACCAGCAGAAggtccctggcactgcccctctCACTGTGATCAACTACAACAACCAGAGACCCTCAGGCATCCCTTCACGATTCTCTGGATCTGCATCTGGCTCCACAGGCACCTTAACCATCACTGGGGTCCAAGCTGAGGACGAGGCTGTCTATTACTGTGGTGGCTAcgacagcagcagtggtggctatG gTTCCCTGGTCCAGGCAGCTGTGACTCAGCCACCCTCGGTGTCAGCAAACCCAGGACAAACCATCCAGATCTCTTGCTCTGGGAGCAGCTATGGTGACTATGGCTGGTACCAGCTGAAGGTCCTTGCTAGTGGCCCTGTCACTGTTATTTTTGATAGCACCAAGAGACTCTCAG GCACCTTAACCATCACTGGGGTCCAAGCTGAGGACGAGGCTGTCTATTACTGTGGTGGCTACGACAGCAGCAGTG gTTCCCTGGTCCAGGCAGCATTGACTCAGCCACCCTCGGTGTCAGCGACCCCAGGACAAACCATCCAgatctcctgctctgggagtGGCAGCAACTATGGCTGGTACCAGCAGAAggtccctggcactgcccctctCACTGTGATCAACTACAACAACCAGAGACCTTCAGGCATCCCTTCACGATTCTCTGGATCCAAGTCTGGCTCCACAGGCACCTTAACCATCACTGGGGTCCAAGCTGAGGACGAGGCTGTCTATTACTGTGGTGGCTAcgacagcagcagtggtggctatG gTTCCCTGGTCCAGGCAGCTCTGACTCAGCCACCCTCGGTGTCAGCAAACCCAGGACAAACCATTCagatctcctgctctggaggtggCAGCTACTATGGCTGGTACCAGCAGAAggtccctggcactgcccctctCACTGTGATCTGTGATAACACCAAGAGACCCTCAGGCATCCCTTCACAGTTCTCTGGATCCATGTCTGGCTCCACAGCCACATTGACTATCCCTGGGGTCCTAGCTGAGGATGAGGCTGTCTATTACTGTGGTGGCTatgacagcagcagtggtgctgtggcagtgacccagagagatgtggaa tTTCCCTGGCCCAGGAAGCTTTGA
- the LOC128975814 gene encoding immunoglobulin lambda-1 light chain-like — protein MAWAPLLFAVLIHSSGSLVQAALTQPPSVSANPGQTIQISCMGSSSNYGWYQQKVPGTAPHTVIYWNDRRPSGIPSRFSGSKSGSTGTLTITGVQAEDEAVYYCGGWDSSGAGTLLTVLGQPKVAPNVLLFPPSTEELSQQSKATLVCLVDDFYPGSVRVTWLADGTPLTSGVETSPAQRQSNNQYMASSYLSLSYSDWTRRDVFTCKVEHEAGNVEKSLNRSQCS, from the exons ATGGCCTGGGCTCCTCTGCTCTTCGCGGTCCTCATCCACAGCTCAG gTTCCCTGGTCCAGGCAGCTCTGACTCAGCCACCCTCGGTGTCAGCAAACCCAGGACAAACCATCCAGATCTCCTgcatggggagcagcagcaactATGGCTGGTACCAGCAGAAggtccctggcactgcccctcaCACTGTGATCTACTGGAATGACAGGAGACCCTCAGGAATCCCTTCACGATTCTCTGGATCCAAGTCTGGCTCCACAGGCACCTTAACCATCACTGGGGTCCAAGCTGAGGACGAGGCTGTCTATTACTGTGGtggctgggacagcag CGGGGCCGGGACCCTGCTGACCGTCCTAG GTCAGCCCAAGGTCGCCCCCAACGTCCTGCTCTTCCCTCCATCCACCGAGGAGCTctcccagcagagcaaagccaccCTGGTGTGCCTGGTAGATGACTTCTACCCTGGGTCGGTGCGGGTGACCTGGCTGGCTGATGGCACACCCCTCACCAGCGGCGTGGAGACCAGCCCGGCTCAGCGGCAGAGCAACAACCAGTACATGGCCAGCAGCTACCTGTCGCTGAGCTACTCAGACTGGACCAGACGTGACGTCTTCACCTGCAAGGTCGAACATGAGGCTGGCAACgtggagaagagcctgaacAGATCCCAGTGCTCCTAA